From Pseudoalteromonas viridis, one genomic window encodes:
- a CDS encoding DUF3293 domain-containing protein: MWNPNGVKQTQAKNRRFQHLLYRAIKRRGYRMHAIWGASAVLDYREFSVLILCSERTAARLAALCAQKAYYYVDGEKIWLCNTYYPQQRVQLGTSFRARLTYNALPNHNHAIVSR; the protein is encoded by the coding sequence TTGTGGAACCCCAACGGCGTAAAACAAACACAGGCCAAAAACCGTCGCTTCCAGCACCTGCTGTACCGGGCAATCAAGCGCAGGGGCTATCGGATGCATGCCATCTGGGGGGCCAGTGCCGTCCTGGACTATCGTGAATTCAGTGTCCTGATACTCTGTTCCGAGCGCACCGCCGCGCGCCTGGCTGCTTTGTGTGCCCAGAAGGCCTACTATTATGTAGATGGTGAAAAAATCTGGTTGTGCAACACGTATTACCCTCAACAGCGCGTGCAGCTTGGCACGTCATTCAGAGCCCGTCTGACCTATAACGCACTCCCCAACCACAATCACGCGATTGTGAGTCGCTGA
- a CDS encoding EAL domain-containing protein, which translates to MKRNVKINLPVIGQCLLVVVLTALMVYFFRAHIATGERQHEQVSHLFDAKSIDAKLDKFALELSVGSLRHFDELQQLDRTLQQLVERQQTRQAGIEYLAYLRLLRHKMVLMEQLKTQAVGMRNGLTYLPVVLDEMVASNHPQALLGSTILASLVTSGQSLDELLLDTRIRTLAQATVTDPEHALLSRRFVNHIQVAVDYYRQVHATRQEYLAINSKEAFARLYRAQMDLHGAQLRQTRTLSEQLFGLAVVLLLMLLFILQRLNKAKNRALQASQLLHDAIERLQEGFALYDSEGTLMLTNQCWLRHYGVACRTQFPQTLNEWQLRQAEFVHEQSDTPQRLQKTAHGRWLQIRHARTEDGGYVYISVDVTEFKEVEAELKTAAAVYQATQEGIMTTNANLEITAVNPAFTRITGYPEQEVLGKKPNLLSSGRHDKRFYEHMWHTLETKGEWAAEIWNRRKDGTIYPEWLAISAVEDEQGQVQQYIAVLSDMTERKEQEAKIAYQAMYDALTGLPNRRLLLDRICQDLKQIERQPHLSALLFIDLDRFKRINDTMGHDAGDNLLLEVANRLNHLVRRTDTLARFGGDEFVLLLSQISEVEDAAKVAEKILTSLAQPFNINGFEVISGASIGIAIMPDDANEQQEILRRADLAMYKAKESGRNQYHYFAPSMQQQVNRRVELEQLLRKAIANNELAVFYQPIIELKTGQLYGFEALTRWPHYDQFIAPDEFIPVAEESGLISELGEWMLMRSTSDIAALNTKLGLDCCLSANISSQQYRLGFNATTLRHILRQTGFKPANLALEITESILLDDDQAILAWLEGLRATGAHLSIDDFGTGYSSLSYLRRFPINTIKIDKSFIHEFAHAPDSQNLVRAILSMAASLGLSVIAEGVEHVAQLEGLKAMECDLVQGYVYAKPMSLAELEIWCSEFAQEHTQSLA; encoded by the coding sequence GAGCAGGTGTCGCATTTGTTTGATGCCAAATCCATTGATGCCAAATTAGATAAGTTCGCGCTTGAACTTAGTGTGGGCAGTTTGCGCCATTTTGACGAACTACAGCAGCTAGACAGGACACTGCAGCAGCTGGTAGAAAGGCAGCAAACGCGCCAGGCAGGCATTGAATATCTGGCATATCTGAGGTTGCTCAGGCATAAAATGGTCCTTATGGAGCAATTAAAAACCCAGGCGGTAGGGATGCGAAATGGCCTGACTTATCTGCCCGTGGTGCTCGATGAAATGGTTGCGTCTAATCACCCTCAGGCACTGCTTGGCAGCACCATACTGGCAAGCCTGGTCACCTCAGGACAGTCGCTGGATGAGCTGCTGCTGGATACCCGGATCCGCACTTTGGCACAGGCGACGGTAACCGATCCTGAGCACGCACTGCTTAGCCGCCGCTTCGTCAATCATATTCAGGTTGCAGTCGATTACTATCGTCAGGTGCACGCAACCCGTCAGGAATACCTGGCCATTAACAGCAAAGAAGCCTTTGCCCGGCTGTATCGGGCACAAATGGACTTGCACGGCGCTCAGTTGCGCCAAACCCGGACGCTGAGCGAGCAGTTATTTGGCCTGGCCGTGGTTTTACTGCTGATGCTGTTATTTATTTTACAGCGTTTAAACAAGGCAAAAAATCGTGCACTGCAGGCCAGTCAGTTGTTGCATGACGCCATTGAGCGGCTGCAGGAAGGGTTTGCACTATACGACAGCGAAGGCACCCTGATGCTGACCAACCAGTGCTGGCTGCGCCACTATGGCGTGGCGTGTCGCACTCAGTTTCCGCAAACGCTGAATGAGTGGCAACTGCGCCAGGCTGAGTTTGTGCATGAGCAAAGTGATACGCCACAACGATTGCAAAAAACGGCGCACGGGCGCTGGCTACAGATCCGCCATGCCCGCACTGAAGACGGCGGATATGTTTACATCAGTGTGGATGTCACTGAGTTTAAGGAAGTTGAAGCTGAACTGAAGACCGCAGCGGCGGTATACCAGGCAACCCAGGAAGGGATCATGACCACCAACGCCAATCTTGAAATAACGGCGGTCAATCCAGCCTTTACCCGCATTACGGGCTATCCTGAGCAGGAAGTATTAGGCAAAAAACCGAACCTGCTCAGCTCGGGGCGTCATGATAAACGTTTTTATGAACACATGTGGCATACGCTTGAAACGAAAGGGGAGTGGGCCGCCGAAATCTGGAATCGGCGTAAAGATGGCACCATTTATCCTGAGTGGCTGGCCATCAGTGCGGTTGAGGATGAACAGGGACAGGTACAGCAATATATTGCGGTGCTCTCCGATATGACGGAACGCAAAGAGCAGGAGGCCAAAATTGCTTATCAGGCCATGTATGACGCATTAACCGGGCTGCCAAACCGACGTCTGTTACTGGACAGGATCTGCCAGGATCTGAAACAAATTGAACGCCAGCCGCACCTGAGTGCTTTGCTGTTTATCGACCTGGACAGGTTTAAACGTATTAACGATACGATGGGGCATGACGCCGGCGATAACTTGCTGCTGGAAGTCGCCAACCGACTTAACCATTTGGTAAGGCGGACAGACACCCTGGCACGCTTTGGGGGTGATGAATTTGTGCTGTTGCTGAGCCAGATAAGTGAAGTGGAAGACGCCGCAAAAGTTGCAGAAAAGATCCTCACATCACTGGCTCAGCCCTTTAACATTAATGGCTTTGAGGTGATCAGCGGTGCCAGCATTGGCATTGCCATCATGCCTGATGATGCTAATGAACAGCAGGAGATCCTGCGCCGGGCCGACCTTGCCATGTACAAGGCCAAAGAAAGTGGCCGTAATCAGTATCACTATTTTGCGCCATCCATGCAGCAGCAGGTCAACCGTCGCGTTGAGCTGGAGCAATTGCTGCGCAAAGCCATTGCAAACAACGAGCTGGCAGTATTCTACCAGCCCATTATTGAGCTTAAAACGGGCCAGTTGTATGGCTTTGAAGCCCTGACCCGCTGGCCGCATTATGACCAGTTTATAGCACCTGATGAGTTTATTCCGGTTGCCGAAGAAAGCGGTTTGATCTCTGAGCTGGGTGAGTGGATGCTGATGCGTTCAACCTCAGACATTGCTGCGTTAAACACTAAACTGGGCCTGGATTGTTGTTTGTCGGCCAATATTTCCAGCCAGCAATACCGGCTTGGGTTTAATGCCACCACTTTGCGTCATATTCTGCGTCAGACCGGATTCAAACCCGCCAATCTGGCACTTGAGATCACCGAGAGCATTTTACTGGATGACGACCAGGCGATCCTGGCCTGGCTGGAGGGGCTCAGGGCAACAGGCGCTCACCTGTCGATAGATGATTTTGGTACAGGGTACTCTTCGTTAAGCTATTTGCGCCGCTTCCCCATTAACACCATTAAAATTGATAAGAGCTTTATTCACGAGTTTGCACACGCCCCTGACTCGCAAAACCTGGTACGCGCAATATTATCCATGGCCGCCAGTCTGGGGCTGTCGGTTATCGCCGAAGGGGTAGAACATGTCGCCCAGCTCGAAGGCTTAAAAGCCATGGAATGCGACCTGGTACAGGGTTATGTGTATGCCAAACCTATGTCACTGGCAGAGTTGGAGATCTGGTGCAGCGAGTTTGCTCAGGAGCACACTCAGAGCCTGGCCTAG